From a region of the Mytilus galloprovincialis chromosome 3, xbMytGall1.hap1.1, whole genome shotgun sequence genome:
- the LOC143067601 gene encoding helicase-like transcription factor isoform X3, protein MARTKQTCKASTGGSQYSRATFSSNTRKAKKKKPKQKKRWMESGASFRMGGSSYMNYGDIGSCEGFLSYGGAGSSMGTSHSQMATPVIDLDEMGHDDLDEEVLLGSIRGNIVGIQYYRGSVNNNEMVALEREQQNKYDRNAIKVTNVDRIQVGHIKRELAKPLADIIDRNLARPEGVVPFGATNAYSMPIDISLWGRQENQETVMNKLRLHGFTGYTPTYQESIPSSSMGYLTPKRTFLSPAEVKNELDRLFENLSEGDKTSTSDPAKAIGTTMYTHQKQALSWMIEREKGSHLPPFWEEKNGRYYNSVTIFTTNQRPNSVRGGILADDMGLGKTLEMIALIVTNFKDNKPIAVPVSGHIRKSKHLSILKKQQMVQDVKKSVQPFKKLKMNFTSESSPYKNGPINKTISRKKVLGLCLDSNLPEEEESTDTNSEEESDLEEVTCEGDAACMLKKEDPDFKLDIQESKENSSPCQNTRRPRRQVKRPIRYEEDSGSDEDFGEIKTPSKKVKAKQSGDDKPYHSMIGKGKGIGKKGKGISKCKKISPTDQVILQSQVVVETKKEVIDLISPAQSPGPTASIPCEKQKPSPTVDESTKQPGSVKEDCILTLLKSVELLHLKEIFDREQITIDVLVEMGHEDLKSIGIEAFGQRHKVIKAAKNFVNTCSESKNIDQNTGCNLKTEPIKSVKVPASITCCDDLPDPAEQPVMILESDPLDDLEVLGSNASSSECGSGTGRTETTGPRSTLIISPLSVLNNWLDQFEDHIHENVHLDIYTYYGASRTKDPKIIGQQDIVLTTYSTVTADAKGKNNPLQKVEWLRIVLDEGHAIRNPNAQQTKAICALKAERKWILTGTPIQNSMKDLWSLVNFLQISPFTDKQWWNRAIERPLNEGNDNALKRVQHLMGAIAMRRTKTMKINDKPIVDLPERNVFIEHVQLSEEERSVYEAMQKEGKIIVSRYFTQGTLLHNYGDVLAILMRLRQMCCHPLLVAKAAAAIQETVGHLEPGQAIPDHLREKLISKLLLVLGSGSDEECAICLDGLKEPVITHCAHVFCKRCIDTVIQAEKPHPHCPLCRGNVDTDKLLSPSVEELNQQKDTEQLDISASTWKSSAKVDALINALLKLRQEDPTVKSLVVSQFTSLLSLIEIPLGMHGFNFVRLDGTMSLKQRQTAITQFSNSSFGSPTIMLLSLKAGGVGINLIAASRVFLMDPAWNPATEEQCFDRCHRLGQTRNVTITKFVVDDSVEGRMMDLQDKKRKLMQGAFGKKQSAEEKRTNRIQDIKALMDM, encoded by the exons ATGGCTAGAACAAAACAGACCTGCAAAGCAAGCACTGGAGGATCACAGTACTCAAGGGCAACATTCTCATCAAATACTAGAAAA GCAAAGAAAAAGAAgccaaaacaaaaaaagagaTGGATGGAATCTGGAGCATCATTTCGAATGGGCGGTTCAAGTTATATGAACTATGGCGATATTGGGAGTTGTGAAGGATTTTTGAGTTATGGTGGAGCGGGGAGTTCAATGGGAACCTCACACTCACAGATGGCAACACCTGTTATTGACCTTGATGAAATGGGTCACGACGACTTAGATGAAGAAGTTCTCCTCGGAAGCATCCGAGGTAACATAGTCGGAATACAATACTATAGGGGTTCG GTAAATAATAACGAGATGGTCGCTTTGGAGAGAGAGCAACAAAATAAGTATGACCGTAATGCCATAAAAGTAACCAATGTTGACCGTATACAAGTTGGCCATATCAAAAGAGAACTGGCTAAACCACTGGCAGATATTATTGATAGGAATCTGGCAAGACCTGAAGG GGTTGTCCCTTTTGGAGCAACAAATGCATATTCAATGCCAATAGATATATCGTTATGGGGGAGACAAGAGAACCAGGAAACGGTGATGAACAAGTTAAGATTACATGGGTTTACAGGCTATACTCCTACATACCAGGAATCAATACCATCTTCCAGTATGGGATATCTTACTCCTAAAAGGACTTTCTTGTCACCTGCTGAG GTGAAGAATGAATTGGACAGATTGTTTGAAAATCTATCTGAAGGTGACAAAACTAGTACTTCTGATCCAGCAAAG GCAATAGGAACTACTATGTATACCCACCAAAAACAAGCACTATCATGGATGATAGAGAGAGAAAAGGGGTCACATCTTCCACCATTTTGGGAAGAGAAAAATGGGAGATATTATAATTCTGTTACAATATTCACAACAAATCAAAGACCAAATAGTGTCAGAGGAG GTATCCTAGCCGATGATATGGGTCTTGGGAAAACTCTAGAAATGATTGCTCTGATAGTGACAAACTTCAAAGATAACAAACCCATAGCAGTACCAGTGTCTGGTCATATCAGAAAATCCAAACATCTAAGTATTCTTAAAAAACAACAG ATGGTGCAAGAtgttaaaaaaagtgttcaaccttttaagaaattgaaaatgaattttaCTAGTGAATCTTCACCATATAAAAATGGGCCTATTAATAAAACCATATCTAGAAAGAAAGTGCTAGGATTATGTTTGGATTCCAATCTTCCAGAGGAAGAAGAAAGCACTGATACTAATTCTGAAGAAGAATCTGATCTGGAGGAAG TAACATGTGAGGGAGATGCTGCTTGTATGTTAAAGAAAGAGGATCCAGACTTTAAACTAGATATACAGGAGTCTAAAGAAAATTCATCACCATGTCAAAATACAAGACGACCAAGAAG ACAAGTGAAAAGGCCAATAAGATATGAAGAAGACAGTGGATCAGATGAAGATTTTGGTGAAATTAAAACTCCAAGTAAGAAAG TAAAGGCCAAACAATCAGGTGATGACAAGCCCTACCACTCAATGATTGGAAAAGGAAAAGGAATCGGAAAGAAAGGAAAGGGAATTTCCAAATGTAAAAAGATATCTCCTACTGATCAAGTTATTCTGCAATCCCAAGTTGTTGTAGAAACAAAGAAAGAAGTTATTGATTTGATTTCACCAGCACAATCACCAG GGCCGACTGCGAGTATTCCTTGTGAAAAGCAAAAGCCTTCTCCAACTGTTGATGAATCCACAAAACAACCTGGTTCTGTCAAAGAAGACTGCATACTGACTTTATTGAAAAGTGTAGAATTACTCCActtaaaagaaatatttgataGAGAACAGATTACAATAGATGTTTTAGTTGAGATGGGGCATGAAGATTTAAAGAGTATTGGTATTGAAGCATTTGGACAAAGACATAAAGTTATCAAAGCTGCTAAAAACTTTGTTAATACTTGTTCAG AGTCTAAAAATATTGACCAAAATACAGGATGTAACCTGAAGACTGAACCTATCAAGTCTGTAAAAGTACCAGCCTCAATAACATGTTGTGATGATTTACCTGACCCTGCAGAACAACCTGTCATGATTTTGGAATCCG atcctTTGGATGATTTAGAAGTTTTAGGTAGTAATGCCTCCTCTAGTGAGTGTGGTTCTGGTACAGGAAGAACTGAAACAACTGGACCAAGAAGTACTCTTATTATTTCACCATTGTCTGTTCTTAACAACTGGCTG GACCAGTTTGAAGATCATATCCATGAAAATGTGCATCTTGATATATACACATACTATGGGGCCAGTAGAACTAAAGATCCCAAAATTATTGGTCAACAAGACATAGTACTGACTACCTACTCTACAGTTACTGCTGATGCAAAG GGAAAAAACAACCCACTTCAGAAGGTGGAATGGTTGAGGATAGTATTGGATGAAGGACATGCTATAAGAAATCCAAATGCACAGCAGACAAAAGCTATTTGTGCTCTCAAAGCAGAAAGAAAATGGATTTTGACAG GTACTCCCATTCAGAATTCCATGAAGGATCTTTGGTCATTGGTAAACTTTCTACAGATCAGTCCATTTACAGATAAACAATGGTGGAACAGAGCAATAGAAAGACCTCTGAACGAGGGAAATGACAATGCTCTTAA ACGAGTCCAGCATCTTATGGGAGCGATAGCTATGAGGAGAACAAAGACCATGAAGATAAATGATAAACCAATTGTAGATCTACCTGAAAGGAATGTTTTCATTGAACATGTCCAGTTGAGTGAAGAGGAAAGATCAGTTTACGAGGCCATGCAGAAGGAAGGAAAAATAATTGTCAGCAG GTACTTCACTCAAGGTACATTGCTTCATAACTATGGCGATGTTTTGGCTATATTGATGCGGTTAAGACAGATGTGTTGCCATCCACTGCTTGTTGCCAAAGCAGCAGCAGCAATTCAGGAGACTGTTGGGCACCTTGAACCAGGGCAGGCCATTCCTGATCATTTGAGAGAAAAATTAATCAGCAAATTGTTGTTGGTTTTAGGATCTGGTTCGGATGAAGAATGTGCCATCTGTCTAGATGGTCTGAAGGAACCTGTTATTACTCATTGTGCACATGTCTTCTGTAAGAGATGCATTGATACTGTGATTCAGGCAGAAAAG CCACATCCACATTGCCCATTATGTAGAGGAAATGTAGATACAGACAAATTGCTTTCACCTTCAGTTGAAGAGTTGAATCAACAGAAAGACAcagaacaattggatattagtgcTAGTACTTGGAAATCTAGTGCTAAG GTTGATGCCTTGATCAATGCTTTGTTGAAGTTGAGACAAGAGGACCCCACAGTTAAAAGTTTGGTTGTTTCACAATTCACATCTTTGTTGTCACTTATAGAAATACCTTTAGG taTGCATGGATTTAACTTTGTGAGGTTGGATGGAACTATGAGTTTGAAGCAGAGACAGACAGCTATAACCCAATTTAGTAACAGCAGTTTTGGTTCACCTACCATTATGTTGCTATCTCTAAAAGCTGGTGGAGTTGGAATCAACTTGATAGCAGCTTCCAGAGTATTCCTAATGGACCCT GCCTGGAATCCAGCTACAGAGGAGCAGTGTTTTGATAGATGTCACAGACTTGGCCAAACCAGGAATGTAACAATAACAAAA